CCGTCCGTTTGTTCTCCGTGTCGGATCTCTGGCCTTGCGCCTTCCGCGTCACCGAAGCGTCATCGTCTCCTGGTGCGTCGGGCCAGAATGCATCCAGCGTCAACTCTTGTCCAGTGCATCGCTTCTGCAGAGCACAGGCTCGGAGAGAGAGATCAAGAGTTGTTGGCCGTCCTGTATGCCGGCGATACTCTGGCTCGGCAAACAGTTCAACGACGTGCGCGATCCGCTCGAGCTCTCCGCCCCGCGCCGCTATGATCTCGCACGCCGTCAGGATCGCATCAAGGCGCCTGGCAGTAGTATCGTCATCTCGCCAAGCATTGTTGAGCACATCAAGCCGGATGAGACGTCTATGGTGAAGACGCGCCGCTGAGGTTTCGAGCCTCTCCACTTCCGATGTTCTGCCTGCAAGGGCCAGCGGCACGAGGACGAATAGATCCCAAGGCGCAGAAAGAGGCGCCTCCTTCACACATCGTTCGACCAGTTCCACATCGCCGCCGGCAATCAGCTCTTCCGACAGAAGCATCGCAACATCTAGCGCGATCGTGCGTGGTCGCCATCGTCGAAGGTTCTCAACGCCTCGCCTTGGTCCGCCGACTCGGATCACTGCCTCTGTTTCCGCTGCGATGTCCCGGATGTTGATTGGCCACGGAGTCACCGCATTGGGTCCCCAGTGTGGATGCGCCTTCTTCTCAGCTTCCACTTGTTCGGTCCTGCGCTGGAACCATGCCTGCAAATGGCGATGACCTTCTCGTACCGAGATCGCGTCATCTCTCCGGGAATCCGCCGCCATGAGGTGGAAGAGCAGTGGGCCATGATGCTTGATCAGGCTGGGCTCACGAAGAACAGCACGACCTGCTGTGTCGCGTGCGAAGCGTGCTGCGAGATCGGGATTCTCGACGAGGGCTTCCCTCATCGCGGCGTCGGTCTTGAGTGCCTCCGCTCCGATGAGGAGCGTGAGGAGCGCATCGACGTTGTTGTGCGACTCACGGCACACCTTCATCGCGACCCGTAGCCGCCGCATCTGCGCTTCCCGCCGGACGACCGGATCTCCGATGGCCTGAGGCTCTCTCTTGACCAGCTCGAGTACCTCGTGACCGCGGCCCGCATCGAATAATGCCTCCGCCAAATAGGCAGCCGCGTAGGCGTTCCTTTCGTGCTGCTGGGTGAAATACTCGGCGATTTGCTCCCTCACGGCAGGAAGATGCGGTGTGGCTTCGGCCCGGATAAAATGCTCGAAATCCTCGTCCGCAAAGCCGATGGTAGCACCGCTGAGGCGAACACCTGGAGCGAGATCGGAACACAGATCGAGCGCTTCATGCTCATTGAGACCGGCCACTGCCGCAAGATCAACAACGGGAATCGGGCGCGGTAGACAGACCAAGCTCGCCCAGAATTCTTCGACTACTCGTTTCTCGCCGCGTTTCCGGACAGCATGCTCCAACTGCGATCCGAAGATCCCGTCTAGGGCCTTGCCTTCCGGCCGAAGGTAGTCGAGCGCGCGGTCGCTTTCGTTCCCTGCGTAGTCGAGCGCGTATCGCAGTACGCGGGGGTTGCCGCGAGAAAGCTCGTGGAAATCATCGAGCCAAGCCTCAGGCGCATCGACCCAGGAGGCTCGAACGTAGTCCGCGGTCTCGGCACGGGAGAAACTCGGCATCTCCCGTCTTTCCCACGATTGCGGCAGATCAAGGTCGGGAAGGCGACCGGTTCGCGCCGTGATGACCAAGCGCACGTTACTCGGGATGCTACCGAGATGCATGAAGTCATGAACGAAGCTTCTTTCGGACGGAACTCGGCTGCTTGCCGCCGTGACCGAATTGTCCGCAGCATCGACGGCGATGACAAGCAAAGCGCAGGGATCGACGGACTCGATTACCTCAGCTGCCCTGGCCAGCCGCCGGCTGAAGACTCTCGGGTAGTCGAGGTCGGAGTTGCGGCTGACAAGAAGCGGAATTCGCAGACGAGCCGCAAGGTCGTTCGAGAGTTGAAGGAAGGCGTCTTGCGATCTATGCCGGTATCCGTCGGAATCGAGATAGCTCCCTCCCCCATAGCAGTCAAACACGATAATCCGTGATCCTTTGGGGAGTAATGTTTCAATCTCCTGTAGTGCCGTCGTCTTCCCACATCCACCCTCACCGTGTATGCAGATCCGTTGGTCGCCGCGGCGCTGGAGATCGACCACTCGACGTGAGGCCCCGCGCAGGATCAGCTGGTCGATGCTCTTGATCTGTGTCGAACAGGGAAACAGGGCACGTGGATCCGAGAAACCGAACTCGACGAGGATCGACTGGCGCGTGATTATCTCGCCCTTGGCCTCAGGCATCATCCTTTTGCGCACGAATCGCAGCAGGTGGTCGACCGATGAACGCGCATCTTCGTCGGTCCACTCGCTTACCTGCGCCAGGATCTTCTCTTCAAGTCGAAAACGTGAGTCGTGGCCGCATTCTGAGAGATCCAGTGCATCTGTGAAAGAATCGAAGGCCTCACTAGTGAGCTTGCATGCTCTCTCGAGCTTGGCGCGATCGGACCGCCGCGATGAGTCGCCCGACGGATCAACGTTCTCGGCAGGCGGGGACGCGAGCGCATCGAGTACGGAGCCATGGACAGGCTGATTGCTCACAAGGCGCGCACTGACGCGACGGTCAGTGACCAATTCGGAATGCTTGCGGTTTAGTGCGTTATATGCCTTCGCCAGTCGACCGATCACCGAGTTGGCCTGGAGTCTATTGGTGGTGGAGGTCAGGCGAGGGATCGTCCACTTCTTGTCCGGGTCTGCCGACGAGTATTTCAGCTGGTCGATAATTATGCGGTCTGGAGAATCCGGTTCTGAGCCGTGGTAGAAGGTGCAATCTACGCCATCCCAGGTATCCGGCGATGTTCCGCTCTCATCGTTGGGCAGCACGCCTTCGAGCAGGACGGCCGACAGGCTGGAGTTCGGTGCGAGCAGCGTGAGCGCCTGGCGCAAGGCCCACAGCTCGTGGAAGTCGTCACCCGCGTTCGAACCGCGGGCGCCACGAAAATCAGGCTGATTCATGAGCGTGGCGACACGGACGGCCCCTCTCATGCACCGACGCAGATCGCGACCGCGGCCGAGATCTCTTCGAGCTGCTCCGCGTCGAGGTCGCCGAGCTTGGTGACGAAACGCCTGAGGGAGAGAGACTTCACCTGGTAGCAATCGGCCACCGACTCGTTCCGGAGGCCGTTCCTACGTGTCTTCTCGACGTGGACAAGCCAGGGCACCGTGACGAACCTGGCCTGCCAGCTGGTCATGGGCACGACGATCCGAAGCGGCAGCCGGCCGACGGATGACGGGTTCACCACGACGGCCGGCCGGGTCTTGCCGATCTCAGCACCTTCTATCGGGTCGAAGCGGACCCGCCAGATCTCGCCACGGACAGGCCGGGGGTCATTCGTCGCCGAGCGAGGCGTCAACGTGATCCTCCCAACTCATGGCTTCGAAGCCCGCCAAAGAGCCATCGTCTTCATACTCGTCCGCGACGAGTGCTGCCGCTTGTTCGAGCAGCTGCTCTCTCTCCGCCGCCGGCAATTGCAGCAGTGATCGCGCACTCATGGCACCTACGGGCTGGGTGGGGAGCTCCTCGACCTCTTGGGTCACGCCAGGACAGATACGCTCGGCCCGGGCGGCGCTCAACATGCCTTCGGCGAGGGCACGGACCGTGAGCTGCCTGAGTTTCCTCGGCCGCTCCTGTCCCTTGAACTCCACAGGTTCCCGGCGGCGCCAACCGCGGGCGCTAAGATTGGCGAAGAGCGTCCGGACGTGAGCCTGCCCGATGATACCGAGGTCCCTGGCTCGAAAGATCCATGCCTGCATGCTCAAGCCGTGCTTCTGCTTGAGCAAGGCCAGCTCTCGAAAATCCAGGTGGCGGCGGCGGGTCCCGAGCTCGCGGCGCGCCGTCGCCGCGGTGACGAGAAAAGCAGCCGCGAAGCGGTGTGCCAGCTTCTCGATCACCCGGTGCTCCA
This bacterium DNA region includes the following protein-coding sequences:
- a CDS encoding type II toxin-antitoxin system PemK/MazF family toxin → MTPRSATNDPRPVRGEIWRVRFDPIEGAEIGKTRPAVVVNPSSVGRLPLRIVVPMTSWQARFVTVPWLVHVEKTRRNGLRNESVADCYQVKSLSLRRFVTKLGDLDAEQLEEISAAVAICVGA